The Peromyscus maniculatus bairdii isolate BWxNUB_F1_BW_parent chromosome 6, HU_Pman_BW_mat_3.1, whole genome shotgun sequence genomic interval ACTGAGTTCATCTGTAAAAAAGTGATTGTAGtcatatgaaagaataaaaggcACTGTGGTGGCCAATGACTCCAAACTATTCAACAGATTTGAGACCATCCCTTTTCAGAGTACCAGAAACCTACCCAGAACTCTAAAAAATGCTAGAAGGTCAACAGTTTGGAGTTTTTAATTGTCTTCTTTACCTAAAAGTTgctcattatttttctatttataggtttcttttctttgaatagTCAGTCCTGCTGCAGATTtttagcttttttaatttttaaaaggaatccGTGGTTTAGATTCCAAAACTTTTTGGAAATTGACTTTATATGAAGGAAttgtcccttcccctccccccacctacACTGGCACTGTTTAACTAGAAAGCAAAGAGGAGCCTCACAGATACCCTGAAGGTAAGTACCCACATTAGAACTATCCTGAAGGTAAGTACCCACATTAGAACTATCCTGAAGGTAAGTACCCACATTAGAACTATGCTGTGTCTGATTCTTGGGGAGATTTGGCCAGGGCTGTCCTCAACGAGGAAGTAGATCTCGGGAGGGAGATTTTAGGAACTTTTGGTATTTAGAAATTGTGCTGTgcagtggtggtgaacgcctttaatcccagcactcaggaggcagaggcaggtggatctctgagttcaaggccagcctagtctacaaactctgtctcaaaaaaaaaaaaaagaaaaaaagaaaaaagaaaaaataaaagaaaagaaaatgaaagaaagaaagaaagaaagaaagaaagaaagaaagaaagaaagaaagaaagaaagaaagaaaggaaaggaaattaggAATTTACTCACACCCAAATGCTCCTGACCTTCCAGTTTTATATTTTGCCAACTACAAGAAGAAACTCAGGAAAAATTTGTTGTATTGTTGTCATAGACAGGGCCATATGAAAGTCCTGGAACTATTCCTCCTCAGACTAGAATTGCCTGATGAGCAGAAGCTCTCTCTACCTCTTGTTCAGCGGTGGTGAAGTTCACGTGCCTCACAGTCTTCAGGGTTTACTGGCCCAGGTATGGCCAGCctcaaagaaaattcaaaatggaGAGCTGAAAATTCTGCTTGCCTGAGAGGTGACTATATTTAATTCCATTTTATTAATAGGACCATGGTCCTTAATCCCCTGAGTCCATAACATGTTCTCGGGTtgattatatgaaataaaaaaccaaactcgccgggcggtggtggcgcacgcctttaatcccagcactcgggaggcagagccaggtggatctctgtgagttcgaagccagcctgggctaccaagtgagttccaggaaaggcgcaaagccacacagagaaaccctgtctcgaaaaaaccaaaaaaaaaaaaaaaaaaaaaaaaaaaaccaaactcaaaCAGCTACGTGGCTTATTTGTGGTCATGCAGATTTAATAGATGGCCGTTTGAATTCTGTCTGAtttctgtgtctcagtttccctatctatAAAATCAGTACAGTAACTGTGCTTAGCTCCTTAGGGTCTAAACAGGATTCAATAATTACTATACTCACAAGTTGCCCCACAGTGgcggcacacacatttaatcccagcaccggggaggcggAGAGAGTTTGAGGACTGCCAGagctcttatctcaaaaaaccaaatacacacacacacacacacacacacacacacacacacacacacacacacacaaactaaaatgtCCCTAGTTATTGTACTCAATAATTAAGAAGCTGATACTTGGaaggcatttctttttctttctcctcactgTGAGTTATGGCTTTATATCCATAATTTTATTCCTGCTGCTTTCAGGCCCTCCTGACCATGTTTTAGTAGCAGTGGAGGGACAGAGAGTTTGTCCAGGGAGAATAATTGCATCCCAACCCGGAGAGAAGGTAGAAGCTGCAGTTGTTGGGGTGCCTGCCTCCCACCTACCCGCAAGCCTACTCAGAGGAAGGAACACTTTTCAGTGTGGGGGTGGCATTCATGTCAAAAGGGGATGCTTGACGGTGTTATTTTCGTTTCCCACAAATGTGGATGTTTAAAATAGGGCTTTATCCAATCGGCATAAGTGACACACAGACTATGTATAGTGGTGGAACTGGGCCTGGCAGGTGACGAGGGCCAGATCTCATCAAAACCAAGTCATGGTTCTCCAGGGACTGGGCCCCGTGAATTGCCCCAAAGCGTGCTAGCACAGACCCCTGTGTTAGGTTGCCTTGGCAAATCTGCCTGCACAACACTGGACTTGTTTGGGATGGATCTATCTCAGAGCTGGTGAACTGGGATGTTGGCTGTATTTCACGGGGCATGCCAGCGGCTCACATTTCCTCTCTGAACCTCCCTCCAAGCCGAACTGTACTCATGAAGGGTAAGCACATTCGTTGCTCTTTCCTGTGTTTTGGTTCTGTGCCCTGCAGGCCTGGCACACAGCCAGGGGAACCCAATCTCTGAGCTGCAGCTCAGGCTATATTTAACGGGGCTTATTGTCTTGTCGTGGGTTTACAAGTTTAGGAACGGTTTTGAGCTTGAATAGACACTGTAGGGATTTGAAATAGTGTCCATATTGTCTTCCTGTGTTTCTTCGGAGTGCCCATAGCTCAAAGTTTATTTAAGGAGTTTTTAGATCTCTGAAAATTCCCCCTTTCAGCTCTGAATCAACACAGTAAGGATACTAGAAGGGTCCCCCGCTCCCCACCCCTTTTTCAAACAAATAGGTTATGTTCCATGGAGTATAAGTTTGGCCAGAGGAAAAGAGGATGAAGAAAATTCTTGTCCTATGAAAACTTTTATTACCCTCACTCATCCGATTTCGATCTCGAAAGAAAGAGTATGCAAATGAGGCAAATGTAAAATTACCATATGCACAAGGGGGACGCGAAATATTTCTGGAGTTTCCTTAACTGATTTGAAGTGTAGTGCAAAATTTGAATTTTGAACAAGGAGAGAAAATTCATTTaatcagaggctggggagagaaaGATGGCAGTCAGTGAAGGGTAATTGTGTACTCGCTAGACAACTCTAAAACAGATTACAAAGAACATTTGGCGGATTTGAATCAGAAGCCACattcctctcccaccccaccgcCTCTCCTCATCTCTTCACAGCCTCTTCCGTTTACCCTCAAGTGTAGTTTCGGTATGACTAGGGAATGGACACTAAAAATATTTCTGGAATGACGTGACCCTCTGTCTCCCCATCCAGGAAAGCGACAAGGCTGCTGCACAAGACACATGCTTTCCCTTCATTTCTGGCAGACCCGACGTCGACCTACAGATGCTGCTTCTTCGCTGGCTGATGGCATTCAGACCACCAAGCACGGACGGTGCCAGACAAGCGACTGGACGGGACAGCTCCTCCGCATCAGGACGCTGGCCACAGTCGCGGCCAGAGCCCCAGCCCCCTGGCTACAGACCACCTCTGCTGCCGCTCTTGGGAGCCCTCCCACCCCACTCTGGCTTGCCGAGGCCCCACCGCAGGGGCTGaagcactgggcggtggtggtggcagctgtaGCAAGGGTACCTACAGCCTTGGGGCCAGCCCAGGCACGTGGGAAACTGTTCCGGGCCACTCTGCGGCCCCTCCAGGACCAGAGGGGGACCCAGGGCAGCCCCAGAGCTCACCACTGCCTCTTCTTGTCACTGGAACCTGGACAAGGGCTCAGAATGGAAGGCGGTACTTCGGACATGAACTCTCAGACCAGCCTGACGCCTGCGGAGGACCCGGTGAGCCGAGCGCAAGACAGCCAGGAGCCCAGGCAGCAGCTGCGGCCGCTTCCTGAGCCTTCAGACTCTACCCAGCCTGAAGCCAAGTATGTGGAGATGTGTGCTTCAGCTGGAGTCCGAAAGGAGAGCCCCCAGACTATGAACCTGCTACTGGAACACTGTCCTAGGGAGCAGGCCTCCGAGAGCCCAAAGACAAAAGCCCAGGATGAACCCGGCAGCCATGCCAGCGAGGCTTCGACCCCCAAGAAGAGTCCTGCTTCCCCCCAGTGCCCCAGCTCCTGGGCTGGCGAGAAAgacttctcatcttcctcctcctcctcctccccggtGGACAGAGCAGAAGACGATGGCCTTTCCAAAATGGATGATCCCACCAAGTTACTGGGGGTCCTGGCCACCTCCTCTTCATCCTTGGGCTTTGAGAGTGAGCCGAAAATGGGCTGCCAACAGCAAAACCGAGAAGAAGCAGCGGAAGGCGCAGGAGCAAGGGAGGGTAGAGGAGGAGGGGCCAGTGATGGAACAGAGTGCAAGGACATTATTGCCAAGTCCCAGGGCAAGAGGGACCCCCCGAAAAATGAGGAAGCACACTACATCACCACCCATGAGATCCAGCTGAGTGAGGTAGAACAGGGCATGGATTTCGATGTGGGGCTGGCTTCTCGCTGGGACTTCGAGGACAACAACGTGATCTACTCGTTCGCGGACTATGCTTCCTTTGGTGGCAGTGATGAGACCCCAGGAGACATCACCACCGAAGAAGACGATGACAACAGCTGTTACGTCAGCACCCCTCCGAGCACCGACGCCACTCGGACTCCCAGCCCCATCAGCAGTGACCTGGCTCGCCCTAGTGCGGGCGGCAGTGGTCGTGACACCAGCAGCACAGAAGTGGGCAGCGGCCCCTCCGACAGCGACACTACTCCCCCACCCACTGGACCTGGCACGGCCACGCCACCTGAGCCTGTCCGGGAGCTCCGGGAGGCAGCCTTAGGAGCCCCGGCCACTGCTGCAAGCAGCTGTGGGAGTACAGCAAGCCAGATCCTCCTATCAATCAAGCCAGCTTCCCGGGCTATAAATGAGCCTAGCAACGTGCGGGCAAAGCAAAACATTATTTATGCTGCCAAGCATGAAGGCGACATGAGCCTCCGAGTCTCTACAGCTGCTGAACACAATTCAAGTTCACAGAAGCAAAATTCGGCCGCAGCCGTGGCTCAGGACCATGCAAAGAAATTCATCGCCGTCCCTGCTCGCCTGCAAACCAGGTGCGGGGCCATCCGGGCAAAGGAGCTGGTGGATTACTCCAGCGGAGCCTCCAGTGCAGTGAGTGAGCTGGACGATGCGGACAAAGAGGTGAGAAACCTAACTTCCAGGGCCTTCCGGAGCCTCGCTTACCCCTATTTTGAAGCTCTGAACATCAGCTCCCGAGAATCCTCCACCACACTCTCTGAAGTGGGGTTTGGACGATGGTCAACCTTCCTGGACTTAAAATGTGGCGGTGTCGGGGCCAGAGTGGAGCAGAGCCTGCTGAGGAGCAGTGCGGCCTCTGTGGCTGCAGGTCTGAGGAAGGGCGGTGGTACCCGAGCCACTGCAGACCAGCTCTACCTCCAGGCCAAGAAGTCCCAGACCAAGGCCTTAGAGTTTGTGGTCAGCAAAGTTGAGGGAGAAATCAAACATGTGGAGACGCCCCTGTGCTTCCAGAAACAGGTCCAAACTGGCTCCCGGGTCGTCACCCTTCTGGAGCCCCTCAATCTACGAAGTGAGAGTAAAGCCAGCAAAGCCAGCTCAGCCACCGGGCCCAGCAGAGTCACCAAGGGGTCCAGCAAAGGCCCGGGGTCTGTGTACACGGACGATGGATCAGAGGCGCCCGAGGGTAGCAAGCCTGCCTCCCGCAGTGACGGCCCCCAGAAGAAGTCCAAGTTTGCTTCCAGTCTGCTCAAAAACGTCATTTCCAAGAAGATGCAGCGAGAACATGAGTTCAAGATGGAGAGGGGAGAAGTCTCTGACACGTCTCACCGTAGCGCCCCCAGCACCTCTAAGGAGGCAGAGGGCACTCCTGGGGCCGAGAAGCCGTGGGAGAGGGGGCTGCAGAGGCAGAGCTCGCGCCACTCAGAGGCCAGTTCTGAGTACACCGTGGTCAGTGTGTCGGATGCAGCGGAAGGGTCTGTCGCAGGTTCTAAATCCCCCGTTTTCAAAGCCAGTACTCCTCGAGAGAGCAACACCGGCCCCGGCCGAAAGTTCTCTGATGGACACGCGGAAGTGTGTGAAATTAAAAAGAGTGCTTCAGAGACTGTGAAGGGTATCTTCCTTCGGAGTCAGAACAGCGCCTTCCGGacatggaaggagaaagaggcGGAGAAGCTGGAGGAGAAAGCTCCCATCGGGAAACTGAAGCTCCCCAAAGGTGGGGACTGGAGAGCCGATCTTGGGGAGATCTCTGCCAGCAAGTCCACCATCATGTCTCGCCTCTTCGTTCCCAACATCCAGCAGACACCCAAGGACAAacagccagagaagcaggccacCAAGTACCCCGCTGCTGCCCAGGCTACCTCCATGGCAGTGGTCAGGCCCAAGGCACCTGAAATCAAGATCCGCCTAGGAAGTGTACAACAGCCAAGCTCAGATTTCAACATTGCCAAGTTGCTCACTCCCAAACTGGCTAGTGGCAGCAACTCAAACCTCTTCAAGACCATTGAGGACAACAGCAGGACCCAGCAGAAACTCTTCCGTGGTGGGGACAATCTGGAAAAAGTGCCCCAGTTCCAGGTGAGAGATGTTAGAGACAAGTCCAAGGCCCCAGGACCTCTGCACCAGGTGAGGGATGTCAGGAAACTGATCAAAGGGTCAGGGGACAGCAGTGACAAGGGCAGTGTCACCCCAGAGCAGGGGTTGACAGGGCCTAAGCCTAGGCAGCTGACCGCTGCCACAGGAGGATCTAGGTCCTTGTCCCCTATGGTGATTATGTGCCAGGCGGTTGTGAATCCAAGAGAAGACAGTGTGGATCGAGAGCCCAGGGAAGGTGCGGGCAAAGTGGGCAATGGCAGCAGAGTCTTGAGCTCCTCCCCAGAAGGGACTGTCTTGGTTCACAGGGCATCTGGCAGGCTGCCTGTGGCCACCATTGCCCCCAATAAATCTGAACAGGGCTCTTACCTGCCTGTGCTTAAGATTGTCTCCAAGGCGTCTGCTCAGAGGACCCCAGAGAAACCCAAAGAGGACGACatcaaggaggaagggaaagcgCCGAAGCCAGCCCGGAATGCCTTGGAGAAGCTCACAGCGGCGGTGAGGTCCATGGAAGAGCTATATAGCTTCAACAGAAATGAATGGAAGCGCAAAAGCGACCCTTTGCCCATGATGGCCGACAGCCATGTCCTGTCACTCATCGCCagtgaggagagggaaggggtcGAGGGAGCTGAAGGAGACCCAGACAAGCCGGCCAAGCAGTTGGGACAGATAGAAGAACGGGACACGGGACACAAAGGCGGTGTGGTCCTGAGAGGGGCCCCCATGGAGCGTCTGCAGAGGAGGAACTCTAACCCCAGCACCGAGAGTGTGTCTGCCCGGGCAGCTGCCTTTGAGAACATGGCCAGAGAAAGGCCCAGGTCTCTCTATATCCCCCCAGTCCACAAGGATGCGGAGAGAACCCAACCTCTGCAGCCCCTCCCCCCGCTCCCCAGCAGCCGGAGTGTGTTCACAGTGAGTGCCAGCAGCACTCAGAAAACTGGGGGTGTGGCCGGCAAGTTCCCACAAGGGCCTTCTCCAGAGAGCCTTTCACCAGCCAAGGGCATCAGATCGCAGGGACTCAGATCCCTCAAGATCTCCCCAGCCACCCGAGCGCCTCCTGATGAGGCCACCAGCAGGAAAACTGCGGCCAGCCTGGAGAAGAGCAACAGTGACTGTGAGAATTACCTGACCATCCCCCTCAAGGGCAGCTCTGCCGCAGGGGAGTTGCTTGGCAGGCCTGGGGCTTCCAGAGAAGGGCCTGCCAGCTCCTCAGCGGCCACTCTTTGCAGCTTGCCTCCACTGAGTGCCCGCAGTCAGGTCCCCAGTAACTCCAAAGGCTCTCACGTCAGTGGAACCAGCAGGCCAGCCTGGCGTACCAAACCTGACAACCACCGAGAAACAGTCGCTGCCCCGCCAGGGCCTCAGAGCCCCGAGCATACTCCCACAGCGGTCTACCACCAGCAGGCGTTGCCCTTTACTCTCCAGGGGGCCCAGCCTCAGGTCCTCTGTTTCTCCCCTCCTGGAAtgccagccccagcccctgcagGCCCGGCCGCAGTCCCCACAGACCCCTTTCAGCAGCCACAGCCTCAGCAGACACAGCGCAAGATGCTCCTCGACGTGACCACTGGCCAGTATTATCTGGTGGACACGCCCGTTCAACCTATGACCCGGAGATTGTTTGACCCCGAGACAGGGCAATATGTCGACGTGCCCATGACCTCCCAGCAACAACCAGTGGCACCCATGTCCCTTCCGGTGCCTCCTCTGGCCCTGAGTCCTGGGGCCTACGGGCCCACCTATATGATCTATCCCGGGTTCCTGCCCACGGTGCTGCCCCCCAATGCCCTGCAGGCCACACCTATTGCTCACACTGCAGGAGGCAGTGAGCTCTCGGTGGCAGCAGAGACCCCGAACAAAGAGACAGCTGCGGCGTTCACCGAAGCCCCATACTTCATGGCCTCCGGTCAgtcccctgcctcctcttcctcctcagccccGGCAGCCACATCGCAGCTTGTGGGGGCCAAGGGCTTCGCCCAGCTGCACGGTAAGCCCGTCATCAGCATCACCTCACAGCCCTTGGGGCCACGGATCATCGCTCCCCCTTCCTTTGATGGCACCACCATGAGCTTTGTGGTGGAACACAGATGACCGGAGTCACAGGAAGGCCCTTGGGACAGCCCCTGGTGAGTGCATTTTACTCTGGTGATCCCAGAGAGTGATTCGGTGTCTTTGTGTTGGGAGAGCTACCGTGGCTGTCTGGAGACATGGGCGGGCGTTCTGGAAAAGGGAGACTAAACGCCATCTGATTTGTGACGGGACTAGTTTATTGtccactccctcctctctgcacccCTCAGGGTGCCACGGATAGCCTTTTCCTCTGGCCTTTGCAAACTGCCTGAGTGTTTGTCCCACCAGAGAATGATGGGAGAATGAACCCCCCACATGTCCCTTGGCCTTTGTGTTAGTCAAGGTTGAAAGGAGACAGAAATGAAAGCCTGGTCTAGATTTGGTGGTGGAGTGAGCCTATCTCTTTGTCCCCAGCCTCCTGGTGAGACAGATAACCCACTTTAGGTCACCGGAAACACAGCCTGTTTGCTCCCCTGTCTTAAAGAGGAGTTTAAAATGGATGTTTTCTAGCGTCATAAAACatacctttctctcttctttcatgtCTTCCCTTGGAACTTCTTATATTAAAACACTACATtgtttaaagttcttgttttttagttttcaaaAGATCAGAATACTTTCCCCAGGGTTTTTAGTGTATCTTATGTGTGGGCACATACAcaacatgaacatgtacacacacacacacacacacacacacacacacacacacacacacacacagagtttgacCTTCACAAGAGGGTGAGATTCTGGAGCCAAAGGTACCCCTTGGATGACAGAGTTGTTGCATTTCATGCTGTTTTGCTCTGACTGAACCCACCATGCTCCAAGGCTAATGCCAATCCCCAGAAGCACCGTTAGATCTGCCTGTGTGGCTCCCTTTGAAAAAGAATGACTTCCACGCtgcaaaggaaagcagagaaaaccTGTTTCTGACGCCTAGTCTGATCTGCACTCACAGGCAGGAAATTTCTGCTGGAAATACAGTCTGTGGAACTTGATAGGAGGCATGGATGTGGGTGGTGGAACCAACCGGGACACCTCAGGTCAAACCCAGAAGACAGTGAAGACACACACCTTCTGCCAGGAGCACAGGGCGTCAGAGCTGCAGGCCGGCTTGTCTGCTGTAACCCTGGCCTCTCAGAGCAGAGAGGGTTGAGATTTTGTCTTTGGGATCTTCACTTCTTGGTAAAGTCAtgttgaatgaaaaagaaaagaggactgAGATAAAAGCATAGTGTAATCTTGGGGATGACAGAGTGGCTCACATTCCTGTCATCTCAAGAGGGGATGCAGTCCTCACACCCCCAAGcccgtgtctgtgtgtgtgtgtgtgtgtgtgtgttttgcttattCATGCATCTAAGGTAAACAGACCTATATTGCCAGCTCAGGGACATTAAAATCTACCATCCAGTGTGTATCAGAATGTCAGCTGCTAGGACGGCGTATTGCTGCTGTGAAGTCTCTTCCAAGGTAAGAAAGCACTGTATAGGAGCGATCACACTGGGACTTTTACTAGAATTCACGTGAAAATGCCAACTTTGCTCTAGTGGCAACCTAGAGACAGTGTTTGGACTGTTCCTCTCCAAGAGTCTGCGGCAGGCACTACACGGTGTGGTGACCACTAAtgctgaggggaggagagggacggGGAACACAAAGGGACCCCTAGAGTGCCTGCTGAGGAGACTCAGCATGGAGGATTAGCTCTGTAGATGCACTATCTTGTGGGCGGCAGCGTTTTGATCCCCTGGATGGATGGTGTGTTTACCTAAGGCTGTTTTGGATCTACTAATCCTGAGGAGTTTGTGGAGCCCTGGAGGTGCAGGGAGCCCAGGAGGTTGCACAGCGGTCCTATCTTCTTAGCAACTGCCTTTGGCCCTTCCTTGGTCTGCTGCGTCTGGAGAGGTCTGGTGTGATGCTGTGTCCATCAGACACAGGCATAAATCTGAGTTTTGCATCTTGAGAGTTGAATTGGAGCTTTGAATTTGTTCTTACCCTTGCTGGAAGCAGAATTTTTACCTTAGCAAAGAGCCCTAAAGATACAATGACGGGTGTTGGCTTTGATTTAAGCAGAGGAGTTGGGAACTAAGGGTGAGCTTTTTGTGTGTACAGGCAAAAATCTAGATGGCTAAATTTAGATACGAATTAAAGGTCTTCAGAACTCAACATTACACTTTCCAAGGAAAAGTCAGATTTTAAAAAGGGGTGAGTAATTCTTCAGACAGTTTTAAAAAACAGTGCTCAAATATTCCAAAGCACCAATTGGTTTTCCTGATGGAAGCCTCAGCAGGTGATTTCAGCTCCCATGTTTCCTTTGGAACCCAGACTTTTATAAGGGTTGCAGGGGATTTTGTAGGATAGGGTTTTATGACATCCTTTCAAAATACATGCTATGTAATGGATTTGATCCAATTATAATAGCGAATGCACCAACGAGTAAACTAGACTTAGAGATTTTTGCTGAAGTGTCCAAAGGGTGAGAGAGGCAACTCTCAGTGTTCCTTGGTAAGGTCCATAGAACAGCAAAGGGAGGTCATAGAGGAGAGCTCTGAGCTTCCGGAGAGAACATCTGTGGTTTACTCCCTGGTGACATTTGGCTCCAAACTACTGCCGTCTCTATTTACTTTTAGGAATGCTTATTAAATACAGATTTTCAGGAAATACTGTTACATTCTTCATTCAGTCAATGAATACGAATTCCATTCCTACACTCTGCAGCCATTGTGTGCTCTGGGGTGGGCTGTAAACCCACAAGGTGACGCATGGCTCTATGTCAGGAGCACATATTCTAACTAGATAGGGCAGAGTCCCCCTTCTAAACGGAAAGCTGATGTTCAAGTGTTGTTCCTTTCCACCCAAAGACAATCTCGCTGTCTATTTTTAGTGCCCCGCACAAAGGGGAGTGTTCTGCTTTTGCTCCTGTGTAGGCTGAGTGGAAAAGCTATCGGCCTTGTTTCTAGTTATTCTGTTATGAACTTTCCCTTTATACATATAAAGTGCTACAAACTTTCAgtactttctcatttctttagatgtcatgtgcatgcgtgtgtgcatgtgtatgtgtgcatgcatgtgtacatgcgtgtgtttCGGTTTTGGTCTATTTTGGTTTTGAAAGTTACTTCTCCTCAGGATCTTTGATACCTTTCTGACAGAGTAACTTTAACAAAACTTTAATCAGCACTATACCTGCCACCTAGAGTCCAACCTTAGAGAATGGCAATGATTGTGTATTAATTGAATGTCCCTTGTTTTTCTGCAAGGCTTATTTCTCCAGTTCTGAGTGTCTTTCACgaccttccctttctccttacTTCCCGGGGTTATTCTATGCCACGAACAGAGCCTCATATGTCAACAgctaaggaggaaagggaaagctgGGTTCAGGGGGAGCCATTTTCAGCACCCACTTTCATGGTGTGTTCTGAGTGGCCCCGGAGGAGTTCTGAGACTACCAAACCCAGGTCTAAGTGTATCAAAACGAAGAGGTCGAGTGACCCTTCCTTAGCTACTGTTCCTTCTGTGTAAGGCTTACCTTTCAACCTGGACAGTCATCTCAGTGTCTTTTCAGTCtacatccttttttttcttcctctctaggGACACTTGGATCGTTTCCTGGTGTCTGCTCTAGTGTTTCCTTGCTATCTGAGAAATCATTCTGGGCTCTTTGttaattgtttatttgtttgcaatATCTTCCCCACCATGGCTTCTCATTCCGTATTCACGTCAACTCGATTGACTTTAATGATCTACCACGGGCATCTATACATCTGCCCATGTCCTTGCTTTTTTTcagggtttggttttgctttatttcagAATAAATAGCTCAAAGTGCAGGACTGGGTAGCTTGGCAGCTCGCTCACCAGAACGTACTTCAGAACCCTGAGCATCCCTGTTAGGTCAGGCGTCTGGCTACCCTTCATGTGCTGGTGGACAGAGGTATCCAATTGCTAAGCTGCTGGAAACTCCACACATCATTTTTAGCTAGTCCCACAACCAATAGTTTATTTCTGTCCCCTTCCCCGAACACGGTGTGGTTCCCTCTTCCAATTATTGTATATAGCTAGAgttttgttctgtctttgttgttgttgttgttgttgttttgtttttttgagacagggtttcacagtgtagccctggctgtcctggaattcactctgtagcccaggctgaccttgaactcacagagatctgcctgcttctgcctccc includes:
- the C6H4orf54 gene encoding uncharacterized protein C4orf54 homolog; protein product: MLSLHFWQTRRRPTDAASSLADGIQTTKHGRCQTSDWTGQLLRIRTLATVAARAPAPWLQTTSAAALGSPPTPLWLAEAPPQGLKHWAVVVAAVARVPTALGPAQARGKLFRATLRPLQDQRGTQGSPRAHHCLFLSLEPGQGLRMEGGTSDMNSQTSLTPAEDPVSRAQDSQEPRQQLRPLPEPSDSTQPEAKYVEMCASAGVRKESPQTMNLLLEHCPREQASESPKTKAQDEPGSHASEASTPKKSPASPQCPSSWAGEKDFSSSSSSSSPVDRAEDDGLSKMDDPTKLLGVLATSSSSLGFESEPKMGCQQQNREEAAEGAGAREGRGGGASDGTECKDIIAKSQGKRDPPKNEEAHYITTHEIQLSEVEQGMDFDVGLASRWDFEDNNVIYSFADYASFGGSDETPGDITTEEDDDNSCYVSTPPSTDATRTPSPISSDLARPSAGGSGRDTSSTEVGSGPSDSDTTPPPTGPGTATPPEPVRELREAALGAPATAASSCGSTASQILLSIKPASRAINEPSNVRAKQNIIYAAKHEGDMSLRVSTAAEHNSSSQKQNSAAAVAQDHAKKFIAVPARLQTRCGAIRAKELVDYSSGASSAVSELDDADKEVRNLTSRAFRSLAYPYFEALNISSRESSTTLSEVGFGRWSTFLDLKCGGVGARVEQSLLRSSAASVAAGLRKGGGTRATADQLYLQAKKSQTKALEFVVSKVEGEIKHVETPLCFQKQVQTGSRVVTLLEPLNLRSESKASKASSATGPSRVTKGSSKGPGSVYTDDGSEAPEGSKPASRSDGPQKKSKFASSLLKNVISKKMQREHEFKMERGEVSDTSHRSAPSTSKEAEGTPGAEKPWERGLQRQSSRHSEASSEYTVVSVSDAAEGSVAGSKSPVFKASTPRESNTGPGRKFSDGHAEVCEIKKSASETVKGIFLRSQNSAFRTWKEKEAEKLEEKAPIGKLKLPKGGDWRADLGEISASKSTIMSRLFVPNIQQTPKDKQPEKQATKYPAAAQATSMAVVRPKAPEIKIRLGSVQQPSSDFNIAKLLTPKLASGSNSNLFKTIEDNSRTQQKLFRGGDNLEKVPQFQVRDVRDKSKAPGPLHQVRDVRKLIKGSGDSSDKGSVTPEQGLTGPKPRQLTAATGGSRSLSPMVIMCQAVVNPREDSVDREPREGAGKVGNGSRVLSSSPEGTVLVHRASGRLPVATIAPNKSEQGSYLPVLKIVSKASAQRTPEKPKEDDIKEEGKAPKPARNALEKLTAAVRSMEELYSFNRNEWKRKSDPLPMMADSHVLSLIASEEREGVEGAEGDPDKPAKQLGQIEERDTGHKGGVVLRGAPMERLQRRNSNPSTESVSARAAAFENMARERPRSLYIPPVHKDAERTQPLQPLPPLPSSRSVFTVSASSTQKTGGVAGKFPQGPSPESLSPAKGIRSQGLRSLKISPATRAPPDEATSRKTAASLEKSNSDCENYLTIPLKGSSAAGELLGRPGASREGPASSSAATLCSLPPLSARSQVPSNSKGSHVSGTSRPAWRTKPDNHRETVAAPPGPQSPEHTPTAVYHQQALPFTLQGAQPQVLCFSPPGMPAPAPAGPAAVPTDPFQQPQPQQTQRKMLLDVTTGQYYLVDTPVQPMTRRLFDPETGQYVDVPMTSQQQPVAPMSLPVPPLALSPGAYGPTYMIYPGFLPTVLPPNALQATPIAHTAGGSELSVAAETPNKETAAAFTEAPYFMASGQSPASSSSSAPAATSQLVGAKGFAQLHGKPVISITSQPLGPRIIAPPSFDGTTMSFVVEHR